A single genomic interval of Anomaloglossus baeobatrachus isolate aAnoBae1 unplaced genomic scaffold, aAnoBae1.hap1 Scaffold_757, whole genome shotgun sequence harbors:
- the LOC142287759 gene encoding uncharacterized protein LOC142287759 codes for MRGNESQSHMSNSQKMKDRSHITKIILNLTLEIIYMLTGEDYSVVKKTSRECVTPWSRHIVAGECDSTRSTTMAPSNQTLIDKRGNDQKILALANKIIELVTGEVPIRCQDVTVYFSVEEWEYLEEHKDLYNDIMMEKPQLFSSLDSFAKNDLPETCLSSQYCPAKHRYVPPEAAGPLYDESHSDKSAHQIRPVDEKADSKCSMTRMYNKGDRGHPCRVPLWMEKGLDRVPLILRCAVGEWYKAIILDENTGPKPMCSSV; via the exons ATGAGGGGGAATGAATCCCAGAGTCACATGAGCAACTCTCAGAAGATGAAGGACAGGAGTCACATCACTAAGATTATATTAAATCTTACTCTGGAGATCATTTacatgctgactggagag GATTACAGTGTAGTAAAGAAGACATCCCGTGAATGTGTAACACCCTGGAGCCGCCACATTGTGGCAGGAGAATGTGACAGTACCCGGAGCACCACCATGGCTCCTTCAAATCAGACGCTGATAGACAAGAGAGGCAATGATCAGAAGATACTGGCACTCGCTAACAAGATCATTGAGCTTGTGACTGGAGAG gttcctataaggtgtcaggatgtcaccgtctatttctctgtGGAGGAGTGGGAATATTTAGAAGAACACAAGGATCTGTACAATGACATCATGATGGAGAAACCCCAGCTCTTCTCCTCACTGG atAGCTTTGCAAAAAATGATTTGCCAGAGACATGTCTAAGTTCTCAATATTGTCCAGCGAAACATCGCTATGTCCCTCCAGAAGCTGCTGGCCCGCTTTATGATGAATCTCATTCTGACAAATCGGCACATCAAATAAGACCTGTGGACGAAAAAG CGGATAGTAAATGTTCCATGACCAGGATGTACAACAAAGGTGACAGAGGACACCCCTGTCGGGTCCCATTATGGATGGAGAAgggtctcgacagagtgccattgatCTTAAGGTGTGCCGTCGGAGAATGGTATAAGGCCATAATCCTGGACGAGAACACCGGCCCCAAGCCTATGTGCTCCAGTGTCTGA